DNA from Bacteroidota bacterium:
CCCCGCGAGGGCGTCGGCGGTCACGACGGCACCGTCGAGGTTGAGGAGCGACTCCCGGAGCTGGATGCTCACACGGACGGTGTCACCCGCCAGCGTGACGCGTCGGGTAGCCGGCGCGTAGCCGACGTAGCGGGCCACCAGTTGGCGCCGTCCCTCGGCCGTGGTCGTGAAGGAGAACCGCCCGTCGCCTCCGGTGGCCGTCCCGTCGGTCGTCCCCGCGACGAGAATGGTCGCGTA
Protein-coding regions in this window:
- a CDS encoding carboxypeptidase-like regulatory domain-containing protein encodes the protein MRSLLLLLVPLASILAAPVQAQTVVTGTILDDGGEPLPYATILVAGTTDGTATGGDGRFSFTTTAEGRRQLVARYVGYAPATRRVTLAGDTVRVSIQLRESLLNLDGAVVTADALAG